Proteins from a genomic interval of Hoplias malabaricus isolate fHopMal1 chromosome 13, fHopMal1.hap1, whole genome shotgun sequence:
- the spc24 gene encoding kinetochore protein Spc24 isoform X1, which translates to MLHNDRLYYADLENTGESLINLIESSKAEDALRASRKKQQALFEHHTEVKRTVTQLLNSLVQSEELVGQKLLDLESQKSQMMRDLERVEQEVQQSLSRSLTLDSEIQFLQKELERLKENEQEIQVLQQEVDEDTTEIIPSAIYLAQLYFKVTKIKLELNTEPHILQGVHYGTDLATPINIDTSNCSPCEVSDELWSLVSTECFF; encoded by the exons ATGTTACACAACGATCGTCTCTATTATGCCGACCTGGAGAACACAGGAGAGTCTCTCATCAACCTCATAGAGAGCAGTAAAGCAGAAGATGCCCTCAGAGCATCGAGGAAGAAACAGCAAGCACTGTTTGAGCACCACACAGAGGTTAAGAGGACAGTCACTCAGCTCTTAAACA GTCTGGTGCAATCTGAGGAACTTGTAGGACAGAAACTCTTAGACCTAGAGAGTCAGAAAAGTCAGATGATGAGGGATTTGGAGAGAGTGGAGCAAGAAGTCCAACAGAGCTTGTCCAGGAGCCTCACGCTGGACTCAGAGATACA ATTTCTACAGAAAGAGCTGGAGAGACTCAAGGAGAATGAGCAAGAAATTCAAGTATTGCAGCAAGAAGTAGACGAGGACACCACTGAAATCATTCCCTCAGCCAT ATATTTGGCTCAGCTCTATTTTAAAGTTACCAAAATTAAACTGGAATTGAACACAGAGCCACACATTCTGCAAGGAG TCCATTACGGCACAGATCTGGCAACCCCTATAAACATAGACACATCCAATTGTTCTCCATGTGAAGTCAGTGATGAGCTGTGGAGTCTTGTCAGCACAGAATG cTTCTTCTGA
- the s1pr5a gene encoding sphingosine 1-phosphate receptor 5a — translation MAASHAAYVAAHPTVAPVTPVARYLFKMFREYQSNDVIVTHYNFTGKLNKNKYTDGLKPEAIVFLIICLLIVLENAVVLVAIWKNKKFHLPMYYLLGNLTFSDLLAGFTYMVNIITSGANTLKMTPVQWFLREGGVFITLAASIISLLAIAIERHVTMIRMKPYQGAKRGRMFALIGASWVVSVFLGVLPIMGWNCIGSLEQCSTVLPLYSKSFILCCITVFSAILMAIVVLYVRIFRIVKSNTQRLGCGPQRKGLARKSQKYMALLKTVTIVLGVFIACWLPLFILLLLDFCCPAQSCQVLFEADYFLGIAMINSLLNPIIYTLTSKDMRRAILRLLCSYCLLTKDGHMKKFGIPFLECSTSKTELPSHRLEGLETTVSSGNITPTTIKTIYPRMSKT, via the coding sequence ATGGCAGCATCCCATGCTGCTTATGTTGCTGCACATCCAACAGTTGCTCCTGTGACACCAGTTGCAAGATACCTGTTCAAAATGTTCCGGGAGTACCAAAGCAATGACGTGATTGTGACCCATTACAACTTTACAGGAAAGTTAAACAAGAACAAATACACGGATGGACTGAAACCTGAAGCCATTGTGTTCCTTATTATATGTCTGCTCATTGTGCTTGAAAATGCAGTGGTTCTTGTAGCAATCTGGAAGAATAAAAAGTTCCATCTGCCCATGTACTACCTGTTGGGCAACTTGACATTCTCAGACTTGTTGGCAGGCTTCACCTACATGGTTAATATAATCACATCAGGGGCCAACACTCTCAAAATGACACCTGTCCAGTGGTTCCTTAGAGAAGGTGGGGTCTTCATCACGCTAGCTGCCTCCATCATTAGCCTTCTGGCCATCGCTATTGAACGCCATGTTACCATGATCCGGATGAAGCCATACCAGGGGGCCAAGCGTGGACGTATGTTTGCACTGATTGGTGCAAGCTGGGTGGTGTCAGTTTTCCTGGGTGTGCTGCCTATAATGGGCTGGAATTGCATTGGCAGCCTGGAACAGTGCTCCACCGTTCTTCCACTTTATTCCAAGAGCTTCATTCTCTGTTGCATCACAGTTTTCTCTGCAATACTGATGGCTATTGTAGTGCTCTATGTACGCATCTTCCGCATCGTTAAGTCCAATACACAACGGCTTGGCTGCGGACCACAGCGCAAAGGTTTGGCAAGGAAGTCCCAGAAGTACATGGCTTTGCTCAAGACAGTTACCATAGTGCTGGGTGTCTTCATCGCCTGCTGGCTGCCCCTCTTTATCCTTCTTTTGTTGGACTTCTGCTGCCCAGCTCAGAGCTGTCAGGTTCTCTTCGAGGCAGACTATTTTCTGGGCATTGCGATGATCAACTCACTGCTCAACCCCATCATCTACACATTAACGAGTAAAGACATGCGTCGGGCCATACTGAGACTCCTCTGCAGCTACTGTCTGCTGACCAAGGATGGACATATGAAGAAGTTTGGAATACCTTTCTTGGAGTGCAGTACTAGCAAGACAGAGCTGCCATCCCACAGGCTAGAGGGTCTGGAGACAACAGTCTCTTCTGGGAACATTACACCAACCACAATAAAAACTATTTATCCCAGAATGTCAAAGACTTGA
- the spc24 gene encoding kinetochore protein Spc24 isoform X2 → MLHNDRLYYADLENTGESLINLIESSKAEDALRASRKKQQALFEHHTEVKRTVTQLLNSLVQSEELVGQKLLDLESQKSQMMRDLERVEQEVQQSLSRSLTLDSEIQFLQKELERLKENEQEIQVLQQEVDEDTTEIIPSAIYLAQLYFKVTKIKLELNTEPHILQGVHYGTDLATPINIDTSNCSPCEVSDELWSLVSTEW, encoded by the exons ATGTTACACAACGATCGTCTCTATTATGCCGACCTGGAGAACACAGGAGAGTCTCTCATCAACCTCATAGAGAGCAGTAAAGCAGAAGATGCCCTCAGAGCATCGAGGAAGAAACAGCAAGCACTGTTTGAGCACCACACAGAGGTTAAGAGGACAGTCACTCAGCTCTTAAACA GTCTGGTGCAATCTGAGGAACTTGTAGGACAGAAACTCTTAGACCTAGAGAGTCAGAAAAGTCAGATGATGAGGGATTTGGAGAGAGTGGAGCAAGAAGTCCAACAGAGCTTGTCCAGGAGCCTCACGCTGGACTCAGAGATACA ATTTCTACAGAAAGAGCTGGAGAGACTCAAGGAGAATGAGCAAGAAATTCAAGTATTGCAGCAAGAAGTAGACGAGGACACCACTGAAATCATTCCCTCAGCCAT ATATTTGGCTCAGCTCTATTTTAAAGTTACCAAAATTAAACTGGAATTGAACACAGAGCCACACATTCTGCAAGGAG TCCATTACGGCACAGATCTGGCAACCCCTATAAACATAGACACATCCAATTGTTCTCCATGTGAAGTCAGTGATGAGCTGTGGAGTCTTGTCAGCACAGAATGGTAG
- the kri1 gene encoding protein KRI1 homolog — protein sequence MSELKINKKFAEKYDKYRQREELQKLKDRFGDKDEESSSGSSDSDSEDESEIELDPRLEKDFYRTLSLLKKKDPKIYQKDAKFFSEEASSSGSDEKPSISSKAVKPMFIKDYERKVILERGGKYDDEEDDSDDEEAARQMQERAASPSYIQEQEQLKESFRKFVHESDDEGNEEGQLLKRRIKTQDEKDKEEADYVEWLKGQAELEGKGEIQDLKYLRDYWNDPKLDEKETFLRDYILNKSYLEEDEEERIPTYDELMQEEVEDSDEEGETFLQKQEDFERHYNFRFEEPGSQQIKTYPRNIATSVRSKDDSRKRQREEVKERKKREKEQKQQQLKELKNLKRAEIMDKLKKLQELTGNEKLAFSEVDLDGDFDPQQHDQLMQKCFGDEYYGENEEEKPQFDDDDDEEELEGHWNWDTWTGENEEEYGEDKGEEESYEPNCDDPEFNMDADFDPSQPLLSKKKRKELRKKKTKDNAPLMGKTRKTSVFAEIITKNKPAFDPQEKTFEQYLDEYYRLDYEDIIDDIPCRFRYRQVVANDFGLTTDEVLGADEKELNRWCSLKKTCMYRTEKEELCDVKNYQIKAQNINKKKQVFASLYNENEELHGQSDAKMKVGKKRRDRLKKSEMEGENIQLKEEENKGAETDHEISASNVADNVVSEALREIKVKEEEDDDDTEILVPKKKMKMQRTTVTDETRETNKEEHRTEKPKWPKKKNRRLGGRLISASLNVKMGGREFSRQRLRAYGLNPKRLHFREFYRQKRKDQEKKDKAKLKNKPKATDD from the exons ATGTCTGAGCTAAAGATCAACAAGAAGTTCGCGGAGAAATACGACAAGTACAGACAAAGGGAAGAGCTGCAGAAAT TAAAAGACCGTTTTGGGGACAAGGATGAAGAAAGCTCCTCTGGCTCCTCAGACTCTGACTCTGAAGATGAGAGTGAAATT GAACTTGACCCTAGACTTGAGAAGGATTTTTACAGAACACTGTCACTGCTGAAGAAGAAAGACCCAAAGATCTATCAGAAGGATGCAAAGTTCTTTTCAGAGGAGG CCTCCAGCTCAGGAAGCGATGAGAAACCCTCCATTTCTAGTAAAGCAGTGAAACCCATGTTTATAAAGGACTACGAGCGCAAAGTCATTTTGGAGAGAGGAGG GAAATATGATGATGAGGAAGATGATAGTGATGATGAAGAGGCTGCCAGGCAGATGCAAGAG AGAGCTGCATCTCCTAGCTACATCCAGGAGCAGGAGCAACTCAAAGAGAG CTTTCGGAAGTTTGTGCATGAAAGTGATGATGAGGGCAATGAAGAGGGGCAGCTGCTGAAGCGCAGGATCAAAACCCAAGACGAGAAG GACAAAGAAGAGGCTGATTATGTGGAATGGCTGAAAGGGCAGGCAGAGCTGGAGGGAAAGGGTGAAATTCAGGATTTG AAATACTTGAGAGATTACTGGAATGATCCCAAACTGGACGAGAAGGAAACTTTCTTACGCGACTATATCCTCAACAAGAGCTATCTggaggaagatgaagaagaaag AATTCCTACGTATGACGAGCTCATGCAGGAGGAAGTGGAGGACTCTGATGAAGAAGGTGAAACATTTCTGCAGAAGCAAGAGGACTTTGAGAGGCACTACAACTTTCGTTTTGAGGAGCCAGGTTCACAACag ATCAAGACCTACCCTCGAAACATTGCCACATCAGTTCGAAGCAAAGATGACAGTaggaagagacagagggaagaagtgaaggagagaaagaagagg GAGAAGGagcagaagcagcagcagctgaAGGAGTTAAAGAACCTGAAGCGAGCAGAGATTATGGACAAGCTGAAAAAACTACAGGAGCTGACAGGGAATGAAAAGCTGGCCTTCAGTGAGGTGGACTTGGATGGAGATTTTGACCCACAGCAACATGACCAACTGATGCAG AAATGTTTTGGAGATGAATACTATGGAGAGAATGAGGAGGAGAAACCTCAGttcgatgatgatgatgatgaggaggagTTGGAGG GACACTGGAATTGGGACACGTGGACCGGTGAGAATGAGGAAGAATATGGAGAGGATAAAGGAGAGGAAGAGTCCTACGAGCCGAACTGTGATGATCCTGAGTTCAAT ATGGACGCTGACTTTGATCCCAGCCAACCGTTGCTATCcaagaaaaaaaggaaggagTTGAGGAAGAAAAAGACCAAAGACAATGCTCCTCTCATGGGGAAAACAAGGAAGACATCTGTCTTTGCTGAAATTATCACCAAAAACAAACCAGCCTTTGATCCAC AGGAGAAGACGTTCGAGCAGTACCTGGATGAATACTACAGACTGGACTATGAGGATATCATAGATGACATTCCCTGCAGGTTCCGCTACAGACAGGTTGTGGCCAATGACTTTGGTCTGACCACTGATGAG GTTCTGGGAGCAGATGAGAAAGAGCTGAATCGCTGGTGCTCACTGAAGAAGACCTGCATGTACAG GACCGAGAAAGAAGAGCTGTGTGATGTGAAGAATTATCAGATCAAAGCTCAGAACATCAATAAGAAGAAACAAGTGTTCGCGTCCTTATATAATGA AAATGAAGAGCTCCACGGGCAGTCAGACGCTAAGATGAAGGTGGGTAAAAAGCGGAGAGATCGTCTAAAGAAgtcagagatggagggagagaacATACaactgaaggaggaggagaacaaGGGAGCTGAGACTGATCATGAAATCTCAGCATCCAACGTGGCAGACAACGTTGTCTCTGAAGCTTTGAGGGAAATCAAGGTTAAGGAagaagaggatgatgatgatacagAGATTCTGGTTCCTAAGAAAAAGATGAAGATGCAGAGGACAACTGTTACAGATGAAACCAGAGAGACAAACAAAGAGGAGCACAGGACTGAAAAGCCTAAATggccaaaaaagaaaaacaggcgGCTGGGTGGAAGACTGATTTCTGCCTCTCTCAACGTGAAGATGGGAGGCAGAGAGTTTAGCAGACAGAGACTGAGGGCTTATGGTCTGAATCCTAAAAGGCTACATTTCAGGGAATTCTACAGGCAGAAACGAAAAGATCaggaaaagaaagataaagCAAAGCTTAAAAACAAACCCAAAGCGACTGATGACTAA